The Triticum aestivum cultivar Chinese Spring chromosome 5A, IWGSC CS RefSeq v2.1, whole genome shotgun sequence genomic sequence GTAATAAGGTGATCATAActacaacttacaggttcatcagaaagtttgacaagtgaccggatagctcgagagtgtgattttctcctccgacgatggagagatattcttagggccctctcagcGTGACGACATCAATCATCATCTAGTCAGATACACGTGACTttgtcacggggatgccggaacataataatgagaaagaagaacaaaaccggtaacgaggatttCGGTATCACTAGTGCAGCGACATGCTATACAAACAATTTTTAAGtcctttccgtgatggcattttAAACCGTCGCCTTGTTTGTGTGTGCCATAGTagagtccttcccacacgaccgagAAACCGTCGGCGATAGGTTCTCCGATCACACACGCGAGGCAAAAAGAGcttgtgtgcgatcgggcgagtcATCACATACAATTATACAGACCCAATCGTccccgttcatatgtacatcccacatagtgaatCCCAGACAAACATTTTTGTTCATATGTACATCACAACAGTGAATCCCAGAGAAACATTTCCGTTCGCACgtacatcacacacgatttaaCAGTGTCTAGGAAACAATTTTGCCAATTTATTATAGCATTAGATCCTTGTGTTTTGCCTTTGTCGGGAACATGGTAAAGCAGTAACTCATAAATATCTCCATAGGAATATGAAAAATATTTTGCATCCCAAATAGTATGTCTTTCCATGCTCAAGGGAGGAAAGAGTGTGTAGCATTATAGTTTGGCCTAATTTAATATTTTAAAACACCAGTGCCAAGCTTACAAGGCTATATATATATTCTGACATTGAACAACACTTATGCCAGGAAACCACTTTTGTACCACGTTCTTTCACATAAATGTCATACGTATATGGTATGTAATCTAACAAAGATCATACATCACCGCAGTACCGGGCAGATCCTAGAACACCTTGTGTGCCAACTTCTGTATGCCTGACAAAAGAACATTAATATGATTAATAAGTAATACATATTATATTAGAAGTATACCAAAGGTAGAAAAAAGAGTGTCCATTCATGTACCTAAAAAGAGGTTGTAAATGACCTCGTGGGCAACCTCTATCTGGATCCAAAGAAAAATACAAGTCAATAACCTCCAATATGCCTTAGTATTTGCGTGCATTAGTTTTGGGAAACAAGTTAAAGCCTATTTTTCCGGCTACCAAGCTAACAAGGTAAGCTTTTTTAATATTGTACATCATGTTGTTATAAAGGATAGGGCTCCTCGATAAACTGGGTTCTTAGGTATAAACAACTACAATTTCCAATTATAACCAAGGAATGATGTATGGCTGTGCTTCTAGAGTTCTGATACTTAAAATATATTACTATCTGAGAACTGAGTGTCAGTTAGTTAGCTAGCGGTATCTACACTCGCTTAGCTCACCCAGATTCGAGGCCTGTCATCTTCTAAATAAAAATGGCACAGGTGTTGTGCCTATTGATGAGTTAAAAATATTACAAACTCGAAGGGCACTTTGGAGAGTTCTCATTAGATCAATTGACTAGATACAAAGGTTTTAATATACCCTCTTGGTCCAGTTGAAATGGCTATTAGCGTAATCTATTTGAGAAACATGGTATAGTAAAGAAAGGTTTTGAAAAATACTTACAAAATAAGAAGAATATGTATTGTATTAGACCATCTCTGGTGCGGGTGAAAAGCGATTCGAAGGGGCAATCGAATCGACTCCATACACTAGAGCAGTGGACCCTAGTGATAAATTTCTAGAATTGTACCAAGAAGTTGGCATACAGTGGTGGGCCCTTGTGGAAGAATCACGGAGAGAaggccggagagagagagagagagaggcaagaaaAGGGAACGAAAAGTTTGTTCTCACCTTTGTTTTTTTGGTCTCATGGTTCTTGATCTGCCGAGGCCGGTCTTGACTGTTGGTCCCTCGCTGGACATCCATGCGAGCTACACATTAAAGAAGAGTAGAAATGGTTAAGCAGAGTAGGAGAAAAGATGACCAAAGATAGTGCTGCACAATGTTTAAAAGCTGAAGCTTTGTAGTAATATTTAATCTTGCTATTTCCTACGTTGTGACCAATCAATATTTGTTCTACGAAGCCTATTAGAGTTATCATGTGTCAACTCTATCATTATAGTATAGGAGatctctttttttgcgggaaatggTATAGGAGATCTCTAGTACTACCGTTTGGTAGAAAAGCGTATGCCTCATTAACTTAGGTGTGTGCTTCCCTTGCTTCTTTCTTTAAAAGAAACTATGGAAATGAAGATGAGGGCAAATTGTCTAGGTAACTACGTTTGCTACAGAAAGATGAATATCTTTTACACAATACTTCAAAAGAACAGATAAAAGCTATCAAAAGATAAATATAGAAATCATTACTAGTGTACCTTCACAGTGGTTGTAACCATCACCAATGTACTTCACACCTTGAAAAACTGGACATTCACAAATTGTTCCAGTGGAGGTGTCCTATATGTGCACAAAACAGCATACATGAAGCTAAACAGACCAAATATGTAGCACATGAAGTAACATAATCTTGAGAAAAATAGAACAGTAGAACATGTACCTTGCATGCAGTCACGTTAGCAGCCATATCTTGCCAGCAACCACCATTGTTGTCCAAGCATTGATTGGTTTGTATGTCTTCTTCTTGATCGGTAGACAATTTACAATGAGCTTACATCAATAGTTTATGAGAGGTGACATATAGGATTACGGGTGATATGGTGTAGACTAGAAATATATTATCTACTACCGCCATAACTAAATATATAAGCTTGTTGCGTTCTATACCTTTGTATAGATTAGTGTAATGTCTATAACATTATACCAGTCCATTCCAGGCTGCTATTATACATGTTCAGAACCCTGGTTTGTACCACTATACATGGCATAATGCATAGGTGAGTTAGTGAGCTACAATTTGGGAACTTAACAGAAAAGTGACCTTTCGCCATGGGTCTGGAATACACAAGGGAGGGGTTTATGgccttgacaaacacaccgcaagatgAGAGGGGGTGGGCAGTGGGAGGAACGACGAAAGCAAAGGCTAATATTTATCGCTAGGAACTCATTTCTACATGGACTCAAGACTCTTACAAACTTAAGATAAACTTCCTAACATAAGTACATAACCGTCATCCAATCCAAGAACTCCCTAACTCAACTTGCTAGCAATCTAATCTTAAGGATAAGTATCAGCAAGGCTGATCTGGGGAGAGCAGTGAGGGTGGTATGTGGTTTCCAATAGTGGTGCCGCACACCTTAAGGTATGTGTATGATGACCATCTTAGCCCCATGGGCTCCTGGTCCATAACACTACTACTTACATATTAGTACACCTTGAGAAAGAATCATGGGAACCAAAAAATCAAACCTTCATTTGAGCAAATAGATGGTTCACTATTTTCTCGAAAGCTGGCGCAGAGAGCTCTAAGAACTGCTCCTTTTTCAAGTTTCCCTAAGAAATAAAGATTCAATAAGATGTTAAGGCTCACCAGTCAGCACACCTCATGTAGCTATTCCGTTATTTATATTGGAGGGACGAACACTGACCTCTGTATTGTCTATTGTTGATTACAAGTGTTGGTAACATAGTAACATCACTGTGAGAACCCTTGCCAATCTGTGAAAAATAGAAGAAGATGTTGCATTCGGAACTTGCTCGGTAAACACAAAAGCTAAGATAGTGCTCAACTAGTAACCTGTGCATCTTGCTCATCTTTTAGCACAGGATGATCCTCGTCCATGTCAGGATCACCAACACACATCTCAACTGCTTTTTGACTAAGGCCTGCAAAACACATACACATTCACCAACATTAGTATAAGTTTATAACTGCACTGCAATTTGAAACATAGAGTGGCTGGTGCAACATTTGCATACCAAGTGATCTGATTACTCCGGAAGCACATTCATGAGTGTACATCTTTTTCTTCATTGGGCACATAATAGAAAAATGAGTCACATAGTCCCACCATAACCAAGGCTTCCCAGTCTTCTTTGAAACTTTGAACACACAAATTTGATATAAATTTTGAATCACCACATCTCTCCCATTGTACCCTTTGCTGGAACCTTGTTCCGGGTCTGGTGCACAATACCTCCCATGGTTGATACATTGGGACTTGCACTGCTTGCTTAAGACAAAGTTCTCTGGGCAATACCAAGTAATGTAATGAGGAGTGAACTGCGTGTAGCCCTTCTTCTCGAGTGTTTGCGCTACACCTTTGAATCTCTTCAGGAAATCAACCTGGTTATCGCATTTTGGACCACATTCATCAATACTATTTGTCCAAAATTCATACTCAGCACGCTCATTAGGGTACGGTCGGGACTCCCCCCAGTCCAAGTTAACATTAACCAAGTCGCCATTATCCATTGCTTTCTTGAGACTGTCCCCCAGGTTTTTGGTTATTAGTGCCGAAGGAATGGTGATATCCTCTAAAGCATCTGTTTTGCTTGCGCTTCTGCTTTCTGCTCCTTCTATTGCAAATAATGGCTCAAGTTTTGTATCAGCAACAAgaactgctgctgctccggctttCTGCCCATTCCTCACCTTGGTTGCGAAGAAACACTCTGTTCAAAGCAACCGTGTTGTATCATTCTCCATCCGGTCATAAGTAGATGTAGTGAAAAATGTAAAGGTCGAGTATGCATATATATATTTTAATGCATTGGTTCACAAAAATGAATATAAAATTGTAGATTAGTAATAGTATCAGTATAATTTATTGGAATGCTATAATGCATTGACTGGTTATAGTTAGGATTATCACCAACAACTAGTGAAATGGACAAATCACCACACCAGTCATGGAATTTTGACGAGAGGAAGGTAGATACATGTATGAAAAGACTAAACCGATAAGGAATATTCAAGTTGGCCAGATAGCTACTCCTTCCATTTACACACATTTCATGTTTTGGAAAATGACACGGTGTTTAAAGTATAGCTTTGACCATTACGTTCactaaaaaatattcataaattaaaAATGCATCAAACACCATGTCACGTGCAAGTGAGAAAGCTATAGATTATATACCATATACACGGTGTTGGCACACAACTCCTGCATCGGTCCACCAATCACGTGCAAGTGACCAAACATATGAGAAAGAAAATATGGGTTCAAAACGGGCACGCCTGGTCATTGATCGGACGCATCCACGGGGGGTCAtatttgccaagtccggctgtagatgctcgactgtagatgctctaaggttaATAACGACATCGTCCACTATATCCAAAGAAGGGACTGCGTCAGGTGACTCTTTGTCACCTATCTTTTTAAGCATCGTTCTAGATGTGTTGAAACTGCTTGCTGCGAGATAAATGTTTCGGCTGGGCAGCcagtgttagagttgtgtcgaatattattgtacaagttaggttatagttggacttggagtcgtacggtgtgtagacaggatatggagtcgtgtccaagtaggacacttgtatcttaggcctctcatatatagcgaggatagacacacgatgtaacctatgccaacgtaataacacgggcacgcgggggagacggcggcgtgtgccggcacccgggcggccggggtgcggtattgtagcggtgtcatggggaggagcacccgtagtcatgccccgaggatgtagccatgatggtgaacctcgttaacaaatctcggtgtcgtgcctcgtgtgattgcttggtcctcggtagatcgaccgagcgcctcggatttattctaacaagtggtatcatgagcaaggtttgaAGAGGTTGCGATTCCGTTGATTCAGAGGAAGGAGGCCGAACCGTGAGTTGATTTCGTTCGTCATGAAACGGCGTTTGTGGGCATCAGCAGAATGAGTGGCGGCAGAATAGCAATCGAAGCAGCAGCGGTTCTCAGCGCCGTCGGCGGGATCGAAGCCGCGCCACCCGCGGCCGGTACAGGTGGCTGCAGCGCATCGGTGGATGCAGCACACGCGTGGCGGCGGCAGTGCCGAATTGCAAGGCAGCAGATCCGATCGAGGGTATCGGATACGTGCAGTGGCGGCGGCTTCGGAACGTGTGTCGGCAGGAGACGTGTGGCGATCGGCGAGCAAGGCGCGTATTGCAGGGCATGCAGCCTGGCTAGAGGCCCAAAGTACAGACGCGGAATCAAGGCCCAAATCGCGTGAGGCCTATGTGCGGTTGT encodes the following:
- the LOC123101207 gene encoding vacuolar-sorting receptor 1-like: MLRLLIIWAAILGCCHGQSEVSRRNSRLKVMSPPELEATYDFAIADFGFPHHGGSMTGVVVYPRHNGQACGDFDEYGISLRSRRAGALPVFLLVDRGECFFATKVRNGQKAGAAAVLVADTKLEPLFAIEGAESRSASKTDALEDITIPSALITKNLGDSLKKAMDNGDLVNVNLDWGESRPYPNERAEYEFWTNSIDECGPKCDNQVDFLKRFKGVAQTLEKKGYTQFTPHYITWYCPENFVLSKQCKSQCINHGRYCAPDPEQGSSKGYNGRDVVIQNLYQICVFKVSKKTGKPWLWWDYVTHFSIMCPMKKKMYTHECASGVIRSLGLSQKAVEMCVGDPDMDEDHPVLKDEQDAQIGKGSHSDVTMLPTLVINNRQYRGKLEKGAVLRALCASFRENSEPSICSNEDIQTNQCLDNNGGCWQDMAANVTACKDTSTGTICECPVFQGVKYIGDGYNHCEARMDVQRGTNSQDRPRQIKNHETKKTKIEVAHEVIYNLFLGIQKLAHKVF